DNA sequence from the Blastocatellia bacterium genome:
CTCCGAGCACGACCAAAAGGGCCAGAGCGCTATGTAACGGATGCCGCCGCAGCAGCACATTGAGCGCCGCCACAACGGCCGTGAGCGCGAAGATCAAAAAGAGTGCGCGTTCCATACCCCTCCGCGACAAGGGCCCCGGGCGCTCTCAGCGAGAGCGCCCGAGACTTTCCCCTCGCCTTGCTGCGATCTCTCCCTCATCTCACCAATGCCATTGCCGAGGAAAACACGATGTTCGCGAACGCCAGCGGCAGCAGGACCTTCCACCCGAATCGCATCAACTGATCATATCGGAAGCGAGGCAGCGTGGCGCGCAACCAGATGTAGATGAAGACGAAGATAGCCGTCTTCGCCGCGAAATAGAAGACTCCGAGCAACGGCACGCGCTCCACTCCCGGCCCGTTCCATCCCCCCAAGAAGAGCGTCGTCGCGAGCGCCGAGACGGCCAGGATGTTCGCATACTCAGCAAGGTAGAACATGGCGAACTTCGTCGCCGAATACTCCGTATGATACCCGGCCACCAACTCCGTCTCCGCTTCCGGTAGATCGAACGGTGCGCGATTGGTCTCGGCCACGGCAGCGATGAAGAAGAGCAGGAACCCAAGCGGCTGGTACCAGAAGATGTGCCACTTCGGAATGATCCCGAAATATGTCCCCGATTGCGCCCGCACGATCTCGACCAGATCGAGCGAGCCCGCTTGAATGAGCACGCCGACGACCGAGAGCGTGAGCGTCAACTCGTAGCTGATCAACTGCGCCGCTGAACGCAGCCCGCCAAGCAGCGAATATTTGCTGTTGGAGGCCCATCCGGCGAGCACGATCCCATAGACCCCCAGACCACTCAAGGCAAAGAGGTAGAGCAATCCGACATTCACGCTCGTGACGTAGAGCGTGATCTCTCGACCGAAGAGTTCGATCCGATCCCCAAAGGGGATCACCGCGTAAGTCATCAACGCCGGCACGAGCGACAGAATCGGCGCCACGCTGAAGAGGATGGGATTCGGCGTCGTCGGCCGCACGTCCTCCTTGAAGAGGAATTTCAGCAGATCGGCCAACGGTTGCAGCAATCCCCACGGGCCGACGCGATTCGGGCCATATCGGAGTTGAATCCACCCCAGGATCTTCCGCTCAAAGAGCGCCAGATAGGCGAGGAATGTGAGCAGGACGCCGAAGACGATGACGATCTTGATGATGGCTTCAACGACAATGCCCATTCGCGCCCCCTCTTGATCTCGAAGACGGTTGCGCCGCTACAAAGCGCATGCGCGGCTCTCCTTCAGCGCGCGGCTTCAACCGACTCTTTCATCCCCCACCCGAACGCCTCTCGGAGCAAGGGGACATGCTCGGTGAGCGTCCCCGGTTCAAAAAGCCCGACGCCTAATGGTGCCGGTTCATGAAGACGTTCGGCCGTGCGGTCAATCGTCTCGACCTGCGCCCGCAGTCGCTCTAACAGTCGCGTCTGATCAATCGCCTCCAGGGGCAGGAGCGGTCGCTCCGTTTGAATCGCTCCCTCTTCGTTCAATCGCGCGTAGGTGATGCCCTGATACCCAGGAATCGTCTCGGCGATCTCCCGAAAGATGTTCACCACCGAATACCGACAGCCCAGATCGGCGCCCATCTTCGCCGCGATCTGCTCGATGATCATCCAATCGGGGCGCCAATCGCCGGCGGCGCTGAGCGCCCGTCGAATCCGCTGTACCTGTCCCGCGTTGTTGGTGAAGGTCCCGTCCAGCTCAGCGAAGCTCATGGCCGGCAGCACGACGTGCGCCAACTC
Encoded proteins:
- the nuoH gene encoding NADH-quinone oxidoreductase subunit NuoH; the protein is MGIVVEAIIKIVIVFGVLLTFLAYLALFERKILGWIQLRYGPNRVGPWGLLQPLADLLKFLFKEDVRPTTPNPILFSVAPILSLVPALMTYAVIPFGDRIELFGREITLYVTSVNVGLLYLFALSGLGVYGIVLAGWASNSKYSLLGGLRSAAQLISYELTLTLSVVGVLIQAGSLDLVEIVRAQSGTYFGIIPKWHIFWYQPLGFLLFFIAAVAETNRAPFDLPEAETELVAGYHTEYSATKFAMFYLAEYANILAVSALATTLFLGGWNGPGVERVPLLGVFYFAAKTAIFVFIYIWLRATLPRFRYDQLMRFGWKVLLPLAFANIVFSSAMALVR